One part of the Solanum dulcamara chromosome 8, daSolDulc1.2, whole genome shotgun sequence genome encodes these proteins:
- the LOC129900811 gene encoding EPIDERMAL PATTERNING FACTOR-like protein 2, which translates to MAAFTKYSSQELGAVVIAGGLLIIAFLCLVPTTGGIELPNWGKGTRGAKVGSRPPRCTVDKCLNCSPCMATLIAPIHQGKHKVSADGSASSEHDTYYLLAWKCKCGNKIYQP; encoded by the exons ATGGCTGCATTCACTAAATATTCAAGTCAGGAGCTGGGAGCTGTAGTAATTGCAGGTGGTCTCTTGATCATTGCCTTTTTATGTCTTGTTCCAACTACAG GTGGTATTGAGCTTCCAAATTGGGGAAAGGGAACAAGAGGAGCGAAGGTAGGATCAAGGCCACCAAGGTGTACGGTTGACAAATGCTTGAATTGCAGCCCTTGCATGGCTACCCTAATTGCACCCATTCACCAAGGAAAACACAAAGTTTCTGCTGATGGGTCCGCTTCTTCTGAACATGATACTTACTATCTTCTTGCATGGAAATGCAAATGTGGTAATAAGATTTACCAGCCATGA